A genomic window from Candidatus Obscuribacterales bacterium includes:
- a CDS encoding homogentisate 1,2-dioxygenase, whose protein sequence is MPIYHRLGELPPKRHTQFRKADGTLYHEQLFGVRGFSGPHSLLYHHVPPTEISKVEVLSEDVTPQYLPNSAGMRHRHFRLGESKPCGDPISGRTAAVGNDDVVLYTCAPEKAMDYFFSNGNRDEIVFVHEGTGELHSQFGQLKYRPGDYIVIPKGTIYQLLPDFSKPTRYLVIETPDNVALPKHYFNEVGQLLEHSPFCARDFRLPEKLETRSERGDFLVKVKTWHALMGYHWAHHPFDVAGWDGYLYPWIFNIEDFEPITGRIHQPPPVHVTFALQNFVVCSFVPRLFDYHPQAIAVPYNHSNLQSDEVLYYVNGDFMSRRGIDKGSITLHPGGIPHGPQPGAVEASLGAKETNEMAVMVDTFRPLKIAVDADKFDDANYPFSWMTK, encoded by the coding sequence CTTTATCACGAGCAGTTATTTGGTGTGCGTGGTTTTAGCGGACCACATTCGCTCTTGTATCATCACGTGCCTCCGACTGAAATCTCCAAGGTGGAAGTGCTTAGTGAAGATGTAACGCCCCAGTACTTGCCGAACTCTGCCGGCATGCGTCACCGTCATTTTAGACTTGGTGAATCAAAGCCATGCGGCGATCCCATATCCGGGCGCACAGCGGCAGTCGGTAATGACGATGTTGTCTTGTATACATGTGCGCCGGAAAAAGCAATGGATTATTTCTTCTCAAATGGCAATAGAGATGAAATAGTCTTCGTGCATGAAGGTACAGGTGAATTGCATTCACAATTTGGACAACTGAAGTATCGTCCCGGCGATTACATAGTTATTCCAAAGGGCACAATTTATCAACTGCTGCCTGATTTTTCCAAGCCAACAAGATATTTGGTAATTGAGACACCGGATAACGTGGCTCTACCAAAACATTACTTCAATGAAGTTGGACAATTGTTGGAGCACTCCCCTTTTTGTGCGCGCGATTTCCGTCTGCCGGAAAAATTGGAGACGCGCTCCGAGCGTGGGGATTTCCTGGTCAAAGTTAAAACCTGGCATGCCTTGATGGGCTATCACTGGGCGCATCATCCATTCGATGTAGCCGGCTGGGATGGTTATCTATATCCCTGGATATTCAACATCGAAGATTTTGAACCAATAACTGGACGCATTCACCAGCCACCACCAGTGCATGTAACTTTTGCTCTGCAGAATTTTGTAGTTTGTTCATTTGTGCCACGTCTATTTGATTACCATCCACAAGCAATTGCCGTGCCATATAATCACAGCAATCTGCAGAGCGACGAAGTGCTTTATTACGTCAACGGCGACTTCATGAGCCGCCGCGGGATTGACAAAGGCTCAATAACTCTGCATCCGGGTGGCATTCCACACGGACCACAGCCAGGTGCTGTTGAAGCTAGTCTCGGTGCAAAAGAAACAAACGAAATGGCTGTGATGGTTGACACATTCCGTCCGCTGAAAATAGCAGTCGACGCTGATAAATTCGATGATGCAAATTACCCATTTAGCTGGATGACCAAATAA
- the xdhB gene encoding xanthine dehydrogenase molybdopterin binding subunit, with product MPIDMEDGVVGRNIPHDSAPGHVSGESIYVDDMPFTSNELFVDFYPSPAAHGKIKKLDLSEASKVPGIVGLYTYKDLGGNNKFGPIIADETLLAEDIVEFIGHPVVVIAAESREAIKAAKKAIKLEIEELKPVFTIDEAIAKKQFIAETRVIKRGDVEQSLKTAKHVIEGTFINGGQDHFYLESQAAIVYPGEYDTLTVHSSTQNPSEVQEVIAHVLGLQHNQVVCITKRMGGGFGGKECQATHPAAMAALAAHKTKRPTRIVYNKDDDMMYTGGRHPFQNNYKVGFTDEGLITGMKVDLYTDGGAANDLSTAVMGRAMVHAENAYYIENAEITGTICKTNFPPNTAFRGFGGPQGVANMENIIEEVAAYLKKDPLEIRTLNCYGINERNVTPYGQVVYNNMLPQLFEQLTKSSDYEARLAAVKRFNSESKTHLKGISLTPVKFGISFNTKFLNQANALVLVFKDGTVQVTTGATEMGQGVNTKIRQLVADEFTIDVGCVVVMPTQTDKNNNTSATAASSAADLNGSAAVNACIKIKERLIDCASLFLSSVEAGLTPSPGHIVFEKGQIFDLRRPEQRLTFSELVELAYHERVNLGERGFYATQGIDFSWKTGTGSPFLYFTQGAACSEVLIDRFTGELKVKRVDILMDVGKSINPGIDRGQIIGAFTQGMGWVTTEELKYSPKGELLSHSPTTYKIPNIQDTPEILNCAFIANEGNVVNIRASKAVGEPPLLLGISVWTAVKHALSFISNGEIPRLKMPATSEEILMRMTHYSKKTVGAAK from the coding sequence ATGCCGATAGATATGGAAGACGGCGTCGTTGGACGCAATATCCCGCACGACTCAGCACCTGGACATGTGTCCGGCGAATCAATTTATGTCGATGACATGCCGTTTACGTCTAATGAACTATTCGTTGACTTTTATCCAAGTCCGGCTGCCCACGGCAAAATAAAGAAGCTGGATTTGTCAGAAGCAAGTAAAGTGCCTGGCATAGTTGGTCTCTACACTTATAAAGACCTTGGCGGCAACAACAAATTTGGACCAATCATTGCTGATGAAACGCTTCTTGCTGAAGATATCGTTGAATTCATCGGACATCCTGTTGTAGTTATTGCTGCTGAATCAAGGGAGGCAATTAAGGCAGCCAAGAAAGCCATTAAGCTGGAAATTGAAGAGCTCAAGCCGGTATTTACTATCGATGAAGCAATTGCCAAAAAGCAATTTATTGCTGAGACACGAGTAATTAAACGTGGCGACGTTGAGCAGTCTCTGAAGACCGCCAAGCATGTTATTGAAGGTACTTTCATCAATGGTGGGCAAGATCACTTCTATCTGGAGTCGCAGGCAGCGATTGTTTATCCTGGCGAGTACGATACCCTAACCGTTCATTCCTCGACACAAAATCCATCGGAAGTGCAGGAAGTAATTGCGCACGTGCTTGGACTCCAGCATAACCAGGTAGTTTGCATAACCAAACGCATGGGTGGCGGCTTCGGCGGAAAAGAATGTCAGGCAACTCATCCGGCGGCTATGGCTGCCTTGGCTGCTCATAAAACCAAGCGTCCGACACGCATTGTCTACAATAAAGATGACGACATGATGTACACAGGTGGTCGCCATCCATTTCAAAACAACTACAAAGTTGGTTTTACAGATGAAGGTCTAATTACAGGTATGAAAGTTGACCTGTACACAGACGGCGGCGCTGCAAATGACTTATCCACAGCTGTTATGGGCAGAGCTATGGTGCATGCGGAAAATGCCTACTATATTGAAAACGCTGAAATAACAGGAACCATCTGCAAGACAAATTTCCCACCCAATACCGCTTTCCGTGGTTTTGGCGGACCGCAAGGCGTCGCCAACATGGAAAATATTATTGAGGAAGTGGCGGCTTATTTGAAGAAAGATCCATTGGAAATTCGTACGCTGAATTGCTATGGCATCAATGAGCGCAATGTCACTCCATATGGGCAAGTCGTTTATAACAACATGTTGCCTCAACTGTTCGAGCAGTTAACCAAGAGCTCAGATTACGAAGCTCGATTGGCAGCTGTGAAGCGATTCAATTCAGAATCCAAAACGCACTTGAAGGGCATTTCGCTAACACCAGTTAAATTCGGCATTTCTTTTAATACTAAATTCTTGAACCAGGCAAATGCGCTGGTCTTGGTCTTCAAGGATGGCACAGTGCAGGTAACAACCGGTGCCACGGAAATGGGACAAGGCGTTAACACAAAAATTCGGCAGCTTGTGGCGGACGAATTTACGATTGATGTTGGTTGCGTTGTCGTCATGCCGACGCAAACAGACAAGAACAACAACACGTCCGCAACAGCTGCGTCGTCAGCTGCGGATCTCAATGGCAGCGCTGCCGTCAATGCCTGCATCAAGATAAAAGAACGTCTTATAGACTGTGCAAGCTTGTTCTTATCGTCGGTAGAAGCTGGACTGACACCTTCGCCTGGGCACATCGTATTTGAGAAAGGGCAAATCTTTGATTTGCGCCGCCCGGAACAGCGCTTGACCTTCTCTGAATTAGTTGAGCTGGCTTATCACGAACGCGTCAATCTTGGTGAGCGCGGTTTCTATGCAACTCAAGGTATTGATTTCAGCTGGAAGACTGGCACTGGTTCCCCCTTCTTGTATTTTACGCAAGGCGCCGCATGTTCAGAAGTCTTGATTGATCGGTTTACAGGTGAACTTAAGGTCAAGCGCGTCGACATTTTGATGGATGTCGGTAAGTCGATAAATCCTGGAATTGATAGAGGGCAAATTATTGGTGCCTTCACTCAGGGCATGGGTTGGGTAACAACTGAAGAGTTGAAATACAGTCCGAAAGGCGAACTGCTCTCACACTCGCCGACGACTTACAAAATTCCAAACATTCAAGATACTCCGGAAATATTGAATTGTGCATTTATTGCCAACGAGGGCAATGTTGTGAACATCAGAGCCAGCAAGGCTGTAGGTGAACCGCCGTTGCTTCTCGGTATTTCAGTCTGGACAGCTGTTAAACATGCGTTGTCGTTTATTTCAAACGGCGAAATCCCACGATTGAAAATGCCGGCGACAAGCGAAGAAATATTGATGCGAATGACACATTACAGCAAGAAAACTGTCGGCGCTGCCAAATAG
- a CDS encoding GNAT family N-acetyltransferase: MQTRLAVENDVVHLERIIQYAYRGGKATGSWTNEYSLVKGPRITIEQLHGILKNEDQALLVAEIEENGSKMLAGCICVDNLKNGQAYLGMLAIDPDLQSKGVGKQLFAAAEEHATKVFGCHTARGSVLSPRDELLAWYRRLGYEENGETEPFLKPESGVTALVDNLHFRVIVKKLLVAGFLLAAMMCCLPTLAVDGIGSVDDFVLHDKQRNKDLHMRITYPTEEGKFPVIIFSHGAGGSKDGYRYLISYWVKNGFVCIQPSHADAITNTANKEQLFQTLMSTLRVLPTDYSGWANRVADIKLILSSLQSIQTSIPAVMDTSHVGLGGHSYGAFTSMLLGGATVPKIASAKVKNPYDGRVAAILVISPQGIKHRPRDFGFDNKFSWKGLHGPAMFMTGSLDQTGWTMPKDRRAPYLDSPAGNKYLVDIKGANHLTFAGVGQREDASKSKGPIVGKRIANRIQKRKEQLGALTTTGRLAKFFGPMESGDHQKMLDAIELVSTDFWDAYLKDLESDKQALQSEAVEKDNPLIQIESK, translated from the coding sequence GTGCAAACTAGATTGGCTGTTGAGAATGATGTAGTACATTTGGAAAGAATTATTCAGTACGCCTATCGTGGCGGTAAGGCAACAGGTTCTTGGACTAATGAGTATAGTCTGGTAAAAGGACCAAGAATTACAATTGAGCAATTGCACGGAATTCTCAAGAATGAAGATCAGGCACTGTTGGTAGCGGAAATAGAAGAGAACGGTTCCAAGATGCTAGCAGGATGTATTTGCGTAGATAACTTGAAAAACGGACAAGCTTACTTGGGGATGTTGGCAATTGATCCTGATTTGCAGAGCAAAGGAGTCGGCAAACAACTGTTCGCAGCTGCAGAAGAGCATGCCACTAAAGTGTTTGGCTGTCACACGGCCAGAGGTTCCGTTCTCTCTCCGCGCGACGAATTGCTAGCCTGGTACCGCCGTCTAGGATACGAAGAAAACGGTGAAACAGAACCGTTTTTGAAACCTGAAAGCGGTGTAACAGCCCTTGTCGATAACCTGCATTTTAGAGTGATTGTCAAAAAATTGTTAGTTGCCGGATTCCTTCTCGCAGCAATGATGTGTTGCCTGCCTACCCTTGCAGTTGATGGCATTGGTTCAGTGGACGATTTTGTTTTGCACGATAAGCAACGCAATAAAGATCTGCATATGCGAATTACGTATCCAACAGAGGAAGGAAAATTTCCTGTAATCATCTTTTCGCACGGAGCGGGCGGTTCAAAGGATGGATATAGGTACCTGATCAGTTATTGGGTTAAGAATGGTTTTGTTTGTATTCAGCCATCGCATGCCGATGCAATTACCAATACAGCAAATAAAGAGCAGTTGTTTCAGACTCTAATGTCTACCTTGAGAGTGCTGCCAACAGATTACTCCGGTTGGGCGAATCGCGTGGCTGACATTAAGTTGATTCTTTCCTCGCTTCAATCGATACAAACATCAATTCCTGCCGTGATGGATACGTCGCATGTTGGTTTGGGCGGACATTCATATGGGGCATTCACCTCTATGCTGTTGGGTGGTGCAACAGTGCCTAAAATTGCTTCTGCTAAGGTTAAGAATCCATATGATGGTCGAGTGGCGGCAATACTCGTTATATCGCCTCAAGGCATAAAGCACAGACCTCGTGATTTTGGCTTTGACAACAAATTTTCTTGGAAAGGTCTTCATGGACCGGCAATGTTTATGACAGGCAGTCTTGATCAAACTGGTTGGACGATGCCGAAAGACAGACGTGCGCCATATTTGGATAGCCCCGCGGGAAACAAGTACCTTGTGGACATTAAAGGTGCTAATCATTTGACCTTTGCTGGTGTCGGACAAAGAGAGGATGCTTCAAAATCTAAGGGCCCAATTGTTGGCAAGCGAATTGCCAACCGCATCCAAAAGCGCAAAGAGCAACTCGGCGCACTAACGACTACAGGCCGACTAGCCAAATTCTTTGGACCAATGGAAAGCGGCGACCATCAAAAAATGCTCGATGCAATCGAGCTTGTCAGCACTGATTTCTGGGATGCTTACTTGAAAGACCTTGAATCAGATAAGCAGGCTTTGCAATCAGAAGCCGTTGAAAAAGACAATCCACTGATTCAGATTGAGTCTAAATAA
- a CDS encoding FAD binding domain-containing protein: MRDHLVFYINGKEQRVSGSKAFMPLSSYLRYVKQATGTKVVCEEGDCGACTVLIGRLEGEEVSYKPVNSCIQFLYQLDCSHIVTVEGLKVDGQLNAIQESMVDCHGAQCGYCTPGFIVAMQSIYDKSCEGPKTCDGKVTEQCVKDALTGNLCRCTGYESIIKAGMQVAANEMVSLHKLYPSAHMVETFKRQSKTPIYIEGEGKKFCNPIDVTSAVEFKSKNPGTVIVSGGTDVSVNCNKRAYDPQSIMSLSNVEKMQELKVVDGVLHVGGKVTLTQLEEYVKDLIPELHRMLWVFGSPQIKNAGTLAGNIANASPIADTPPCLFVTNAEIGLTGTKGTRFVNMNNLYKGYKQLDMSADELISEIRIPIPKQDEVLKLYKVSKRKNLDISTFTAAMLMRKSGNKIESIRIAYGGVAAVILRLPKTEAFLTGNAISEDTFRAAGEIARGEITPISDVRGSSDFRYQLAENILLKFFHDCVSEKELACR, translated from the coding sequence ATGAGAGACCACTTAGTTTTCTACATCAACGGCAAGGAACAGCGTGTATCCGGCAGCAAAGCCTTTATGCCGCTTTCCAGCTACTTGCGCTACGTCAAGCAAGCAACAGGCACCAAAGTGGTATGTGAAGAAGGTGACTGTGGCGCCTGCACTGTATTGATTGGACGATTGGAAGGCGAAGAAGTTTCCTACAAACCTGTGAATTCCTGCATTCAATTCCTCTACCAACTTGATTGTTCGCACATTGTCACCGTTGAAGGTCTAAAAGTAGATGGGCAATTGAATGCCATTCAAGAATCGATGGTCGACTGTCACGGAGCTCAATGCGGTTACTGTACTCCTGGTTTTATCGTGGCAATGCAATCTATTTATGACAAGTCTTGCGAAGGACCAAAGACTTGTGACGGCAAAGTCACAGAGCAATGCGTTAAGGATGCTTTGACGGGAAATCTCTGCCGTTGTACCGGATATGAGTCCATTATCAAAGCCGGCATGCAGGTAGCAGCCAATGAAATGGTTTCACTGCACAAACTTTATCCATCAGCTCATATGGTGGAGACTTTCAAAAGACAATCGAAGACGCCTATTTATATCGAAGGCGAAGGCAAGAAATTCTGTAACCCGATTGATGTTACTTCCGCAGTTGAATTTAAAAGCAAAAATCCAGGCACGGTAATTGTGTCGGGTGGCACGGATGTTAGCGTCAATTGCAACAAGCGCGCTTATGATCCGCAATCAATAATGAGTCTTTCCAATGTGGAGAAGATGCAGGAGCTGAAAGTTGTCGACGGTGTCTTGCACGTCGGTGGGAAAGTGACGCTCACGCAACTGGAAGAATACGTCAAGGATCTCATTCCTGAATTGCACCGCATGCTTTGGGTCTTTGGCTCACCACAAATCAAAAATGCCGGCACTCTTGCCGGCAACATAGCAAATGCTTCGCCAATTGCGGATACACCGCCATGTCTATTTGTGACCAATGCGGAAATTGGACTCACCGGCACCAAAGGCACTCGCTTCGTCAATATGAATAACCTGTATAAGGGTTATAAACAGTTGGATATGTCCGCTGATGAACTCATTAGCGAGATTCGTATTCCTATACCCAAGCAAGATGAAGTGCTGAAACTATATAAAGTATCGAAGCGTAAGAATTTGGATATTTCTACGTTTACTGCTGCGATGCTGATGCGCAAATCCGGCAATAAAATCGAATCTATTAGAATCGCTTACGGTGGTGTAGCAGCTGTCATTTTGCGCTTGCCGAAGACAGAAGCATTTTTAACCGGCAATGCAATAAGCGAAGACACATTCCGCGCTGCTGGTGAAATTGCCAGAGGCGAAATTACACCTATTTCAGATGTTCGCGGCTCGAGCGATTTCCGCTATCAGTTGGCTGAAAACATATTGCTGAAGTTTTTCCACGATTGTGTAAGTGAGAAGGAGCTGGCATGCCGATAG
- the dnaK gene encoding molecular chaperone DnaK gives MANDKVIGIDLGTTYSCVAVVEGGRPVIIENAEGARTTPSVVAFLPNGERLVGQVAKRQAVTNPQHTVASIKRQMGTNDRVQIGEESYSPEQISAIILQKLKADAEAHLGEKISKAVITVPAYFNDSQRKATRDAGQIAGLEVLRIINEPTASSLAYGLDKAHENQVILVFDLGGGTFDVSILEITEGVFEVKATSGNNHLGGDDFDACIMGWMIEEFQKIHGIDISRDVMAVSRLKEAAEKSKIELSSAMSSEIHLPFLAADASGPKHLQLTLSRTKFNELTHHLVEATLLPVEAALSDAGLTPEQIDQVLLVGGSTRIPAIQDGIKFKLGKEASKSINPDEAVALGAAIQASIISGEVVDILLLDVIPLSLGIETAGGLFTRIIERNTTIPTSRTMTFTTTDDGQTTVEVHVLQGEREVAKFNQSLAKFFLTDIHRAPRGVPQIDVTFEVNADGILQCRARDAATGSTQTVTVSRTTGLAPDEVARLQKEAEEFAEQDQELKERISTKIKAETLVLEADRSIQKYGQSVDSELIERVQQALASIKESLKEDGDQSTLKSLVAGLDVALLELGRALYAHSRHRSGASAEISEEDREAMHDHLDEEIHNHHGHSHEGHMHEEVQVIAIDDSE, from the coding sequence ATGGCCAACGACAAAGTTATAGGAATTGACCTCGGAACGACTTACTCTTGCGTGGCTGTAGTTGAGGGTGGACGTCCGGTCATCATAGAAAATGCTGAGGGTGCACGTACAACACCCTCCGTCGTAGCCTTTTTGCCCAACGGCGAGCGCCTGGTTGGACAAGTCGCAAAGCGACAAGCTGTGACGAACCCGCAGCATACGGTTGCTTCGATTAAGCGCCAGATGGGCACGAATGATCGCGTACAGATTGGCGAAGAATCCTACAGTCCGGAGCAAATCTCAGCCATTATTCTGCAAAAACTCAAGGCCGATGCCGAAGCACACCTGGGTGAAAAGATAAGCAAGGCTGTTATTACTGTGCCGGCATACTTCAATGACTCACAAAGAAAAGCGACACGCGATGCCGGTCAGATTGCCGGCTTAGAAGTGCTCAGAATTATAAACGAGCCGACTGCCTCATCCCTCGCATACGGTCTCGATAAAGCTCACGAGAATCAGGTCATTTTGGTCTTTGACTTAGGTGGTGGCACATTCGACGTAAGCATTCTGGAAATAACAGAAGGCGTCTTTGAAGTAAAAGCCACCAGCGGCAACAACCACTTAGGCGGCGATGATTTCGACGCCTGCATTATGGGTTGGATGATAGAAGAATTTCAAAAAATACATGGTATTGATATTTCACGCGACGTGATGGCTGTTTCAAGACTAAAGGAAGCGGCAGAAAAATCAAAAATTGAATTGTCCAGCGCGATGAGCAGCGAAATCCATTTGCCATTTTTAGCTGCCGATGCGTCGGGACCCAAACATTTGCAACTCACGCTGTCACGCACAAAATTCAATGAATTGACTCACCATTTAGTAGAAGCAACATTACTTCCTGTCGAAGCAGCACTATCTGATGCCGGTCTAACGCCAGAACAAATCGACCAGGTGTTGTTAGTCGGCGGCTCAACTCGTATACCAGCAATTCAAGATGGCATTAAATTCAAACTCGGCAAAGAAGCATCCAAATCAATCAACCCGGATGAAGCTGTGGCTCTAGGCGCCGCCATCCAAGCATCGATTATCTCCGGTGAGGTAGTCGACATTCTCCTGCTCGACGTAATACCGCTCTCTCTGGGCATTGAAACCGCTGGCGGACTATTCACGCGTATCATTGAGCGCAACACAACAATTCCTACAAGTAGAACGATGACGTTCACCACCACTGATGATGGGCAAACAACAGTAGAAGTACACGTGCTGCAGGGTGAGCGCGAAGTTGCCAAATTCAATCAGTCTTTGGCAAAATTTTTCCTAACGGACATTCACAGAGCTCCTCGGGGCGTCCCACAAATTGACGTCACTTTTGAAGTCAATGCAGACGGCATCTTGCAGTGTCGTGCAAGAGATGCCGCAACCGGTAGTACCCAGACTGTGACTGTATCACGCACTACAGGACTTGCTCCGGACGAAGTAGCTCGCTTGCAAAAGGAGGCAGAAGAATTTGCCGAACAGGATCAAGAATTGAAGGAACGTATAAGCACCAAGATAAAGGCAGAGACTTTGGTCTTGGAAGCAGATCGCAGCATTCAAAAATATGGTCAATCAGTCGACTCTGAGCTTATCGAGCGAGTGCAGCAAGCACTGGCCAGCATTAAAGAATCGCTCAAGGAGGATGGCGATCAATCTACACTTAAGAGCTTGGTAGCGGGATTAGACGTAGCGCTGCTAGAATTAGGCAGAGCGTTATACGCGCACAGCAGACACAGAAGCGGTGCATCGGCAGAAATTTCAGAAGAAGATCGCGAAGCCATGCACGATCATTTGGACGAGGAAATACACAATCACCATGGACACAGTCACGAAGGCCACATGCACGAGGAAGTTCAAGTTATTGCCATTGACGACTCAGAATAA
- the hisC gene encoding histidinol-phosphate transaminase, translating into METFIERLAQKSASECHHEGGRSLVCPHIEALTPYQPGRPPEVLMRELGLKRFINLASNENPFGPPSSSLKAIKAAQGELSRYPESSGAKLRQALADKYNLWMENVAIGSGSESIMANIVRAFLHGDDEALTSAGTFIGFPVLIKAHGVNLRTVPLRNYRFDLEGIADAINHRTKIIYLCNPNNPTGTIFTKSEFENFMTKVPDRVLVIMDEAYHEFAGNAEEFPDSLHYRYDNLLTLRTFSKAYGLAGLRVGFGFGHDYLIGFINKIKLPFEPNHLAQVAATAALNDGKYLKRSIENNRQGMKLLVEEFDRQGLEHVTSHANFVLVETGSETRVQQIHENMLRQGVAIRPLKAFGLPTCFRVTIGLPDENRAFIKALRKVL; encoded by the coding sequence ATGGAAACCTTCATCGAACGCCTAGCTCAAAAGTCCGCTTCCGAGTGCCATCATGAAGGCGGTCGTTCCCTTGTATGCCCTCATATTGAAGCTCTCACCCCCTACCAGCCAGGACGTCCACCGGAAGTCCTAATGCGGGAGCTTGGGTTAAAGCGCTTCATAAATTTGGCTTCCAACGAAAATCCTTTTGGTCCACCCAGCAGCTCTCTCAAAGCCATAAAAGCGGCGCAAGGCGAATTGAGCCGCTACCCGGAATCAAGTGGCGCAAAATTGCGCCAAGCGCTTGCCGACAAATACAACCTTTGGATGGAAAACGTCGCTATCGGTTCTGGTTCTGAGAGTATTATGGCTAACATCGTCCGCGCGTTTCTGCACGGCGATGACGAGGCACTAACTTCAGCAGGCACATTTATCGGTTTCCCTGTACTCATCAAAGCACACGGCGTAAACCTAAGAACAGTTCCTTTGCGTAATTACAGATTTGATTTAGAAGGCATTGCTGATGCCATCAATCATCGAACAAAGATCATTTACCTCTGTAATCCAAATAATCCGACCGGAACCATTTTTACTAAGTCAGAGTTCGAGAACTTTATGACCAAAGTGCCTGACCGGGTGCTGGTAATCATGGACGAGGCTTATCACGAATTTGCAGGCAATGCCGAAGAATTCCCCGACTCACTGCACTATCGCTACGACAATTTATTGACCTTGCGCACATTCTCCAAAGCCTATGGCTTGGCCGGCTTGCGCGTAGGCTTTGGCTTTGGTCACGATTACCTCATAGGTTTTATCAATAAGATCAAACTCCCTTTCGAGCCTAATCATCTAGCACAAGTGGCGGCGACAGCGGCTCTCAACGACGGTAAGTACCTAAAACGCTCGATTGAAAATAACCGCCAAGGAATGAAACTCCTTGTTGAAGAATTCGACCGCCAAGGGCTGGAGCACGTAACATCTCACGCCAATTTCGTCCTGGTTGAGACCGGCAGCGAAACTCGCGTCCAACAAATTCACGAGAATATGCTCCGGCAAGGGGTAGCCATCCGACCGCTCAAAGCCTTCGGATTACCGACCTGTTTCAGGGTCACAATCGGTCTGCCTGACGAGAATAGAGCCTTTATTAAAGCTCTTCGTAAAGTGTTGTAG
- a CDS encoding heavy-metal-associated domain-containing protein has protein sequence MPLTTQNKLVIVFLSLVLFICNVDLGYASNTTSSAQALHHAKFRVPGASCISCIRRLEREVRQTPGVILAHAVKTSPFIMELYYDSNILKLTTIFDSLKAEGYIVSDVLNEPVNSIPALATSKDVNPEERLKSLPADAPPLVMP, from the coding sequence TTGCCATTGACGACTCAGAATAAACTGGTAATTGTCTTTCTAAGTCTGGTCCTTTTTATATGTAATGTTGATCTCGGTTATGCGAGCAACACTACGTCAAGCGCGCAAGCTTTGCATCATGCGAAATTTCGTGTACCAGGCGCAAGTTGCATATCCTGCATAAGACGATTAGAACGTGAAGTGCGTCAAACACCAGGCGTAATTCTTGCGCACGCGGTAAAAACCTCTCCTTTCATTATGGAGCTTTATTACGACAGCAATATATTGAAGCTCACAACAATATTTGACTCATTGAAAGCAGAAGGATATATCGTGAGCGATGTATTGAATGAACCCGTGAATTCAATTCCAGCATTGGCCACTAGCAAAGATGTAAATCCTGAAGAACGTCTGAAATCCTTACCTGCAGACGCGCCACCATTAGTAATGCCCTAA
- the xdhC gene encoding xanthine dehydrogenase accessory protein XdhC, protein MKAESGSFFEKLQELLQSGVPFVAVTVVDVQGSVPQDSGSKMLVTSEGHYLGTVGGGKVEKRAIEEAQSMLNSENGRETKFVNWALDRDIGMTCGGSMKLFFEPYNLNTWKIVIFGAGHVANALIDLLVKLDCHVTCIDPRQEWLDKLPKTAKLKTVLSPNMPDMVKSLDEDSFVMCITMGHTTDKPILLEILKQGRKFPYLGVIGSKAKAERLKKDVLEAGLPAEMQNAFYCPIGIDIGSNHPQEIAISVIAQLIQERDKAVKSAN, encoded by the coding sequence ATGAAAGCCGAATCGGGTAGCTTTTTTGAAAAATTGCAAGAGCTACTGCAAAGCGGCGTTCCATTTGTTGCCGTCACCGTCGTTGATGTGCAAGGAAGTGTGCCTCAAGACAGCGGTTCCAAAATGCTGGTTACATCGGAAGGTCACTACTTGGGCACTGTCGGCGGCGGCAAGGTGGAGAAGAGAGCTATTGAAGAAGCGCAGTCGATGCTCAATAGCGAGAATGGTCGCGAAACAAAGTTCGTAAATTGGGCGCTGGATCGCGATATAGGAATGACCTGTGGCGGCTCAATGAAATTGTTTTTTGAGCCATATAACTTAAATACGTGGAAGATTGTCATATTCGGCGCCGGGCATGTGGCAAATGCGCTAATTGATTTGTTAGTCAAACTTGATTGTCATGTCACCTGTATTGATCCTCGCCAAGAATGGCTGGACAAGTTGCCCAAAACAGCGAAACTAAAAACTGTGCTGTCCCCCAATATGCCGGACATGGTGAAATCGCTTGACGAGGATTCGTTTGTTATGTGCATTACCATGGGACATACAACAGACAAGCCAATACTTTTGGAAATCCTCAAGCAAGGCAGGAAATTCCCTTATCTTGGTGTAATTGGCAGTAAGGCAAAAGCTGAGCGTTTGAAAAAGGATGTCCTGGAAGCTGGGTTGCCGGCAGAGATGCAAAATGCATTTTATTGTCCGATAGGTATAGATATCGGCAGTAATCATCCACAAGAAATTGCCATAAGCGTAATTGCGCAGCTAATTCAGGAACGTGACAAGGCGGTGAAAAGTGCAAACTAG